The proteins below come from a single Comamonas antarctica genomic window:
- a CDS encoding DUF488 domain-containing protein, translated as MKIFTIGFTKTSARSFFTKLSASGAKRLVDVRLNNVSQLAGFAKREDLRYFSEALCGMEYEHLPALAPTKDMFEEYKIKGGDWDIYARKFLDLMSSRRIESIDKEKIDNSCLLCSEDKPHHCHRRLVAEYLAGKWPNVEIVHL; from the coding sequence ATGAAAATATTCACGATTGGATTCACTAAGACCTCCGCGCGGTCCTTCTTCACCAAGTTAAGTGCTTCTGGTGCCAAGCGCCTTGTCGATGTTCGCCTGAATAATGTTTCGCAATTGGCCGGCTTCGCTAAACGCGAGGATCTTCGATATTTTTCCGAGGCGTTGTGTGGGATGGAATATGAACATCTACCAGCACTTGCTCCAACCAAAGACATGTTCGAGGAATATAAAATAAAAGGGGGAGATTGGGATATCTACGCCAGGAAATTTCTGGATTTAATGTCGTCCCGAAGGATTGAGTCAATCGATAAAGAAAAGATTGATAACAGTTGCCTGCTTTGCAGCGAAGACAAGCCCCATCACTGCCATCGGAGGCTAGTGGCCGAGTACCTTGCAGGCAAATGGCCGAATGTTGAGATCGTGCATCTTTAG
- a CDS encoding LysR family transcriptional regulator, whose amino-acid sequence MIVRNFEYLLALHREGHFGNAAKSCNVSQPTLSAGIKQLEEDMGVEIVRHGRRYDGLTSEGMRVLSWAQQMYDDCKGLERELSALRRGIEGQFRLGILPGTAGVAPTLSIALAEKTPLLQQSVLVSGASSLLQAIRENNLDIALMHLEDIPGEDFDTHLLYRERIFLFHAARTQQPRSTTWDHVLNRQLCVLNSAVPEPIQDRLMQCTAQTIRTDSIDVLSAHVATGKYSAVLPQSLAGQLAHIPNLHAIAINGPMSHSNVGFVAGKNAFEAPSSRALLEMVHTPELAATLQSVISIHRRFQPKADSSQSPLK is encoded by the coding sequence ATGATCGTAAGAAACTTTGAATACTTGCTTGCTTTGCACCGTGAAGGCCATTTTGGCAACGCGGCCAAAAGCTGCAATGTTTCTCAGCCGACACTCTCCGCGGGCATTAAGCAATTGGAGGAAGACATGGGTGTCGAGATCGTGCGTCATGGGCGACGCTATGACGGCCTCACTTCTGAAGGGATGCGCGTACTGTCTTGGGCTCAGCAGATGTATGACGACTGCAAAGGGCTGGAGCGAGAACTCTCCGCATTACGGCGAGGTATAGAGGGGCAATTCCGGCTAGGGATACTCCCAGGAACTGCCGGTGTAGCGCCCACATTAAGCATCGCCCTTGCTGAAAAAACACCCTTACTTCAACAATCAGTTCTGGTTTCCGGCGCTTCTTCCCTGCTACAGGCGATTCGAGAAAACAATTTGGATATCGCACTCATGCATTTGGAGGATATCCCAGGGGAAGACTTCGATACTCACCTTCTGTACCGTGAACGCATTTTCCTTTTTCACGCCGCGAGAACACAGCAACCCCGAAGCACAACGTGGGACCATGTTCTCAATAGACAACTCTGCGTGCTGAACTCGGCAGTACCTGAACCCATTCAAGATAGGCTGATGCAATGTACCGCGCAGACTATTCGCACTGATTCAATTGACGTGCTATCGGCACACGTGGCGACAGGAAAATATTCGGCAGTTCTTCCGCAATCTCTCGCCGGCCAACTCGCGCACATTCCAAATCTCCACGCAATCGCAATCAATGGACCAATGTCGCACTCAAATGTCGGATTCGTTGCCGGGAAAAATGCGTTCGAGGCACCGTCATCGCGTGCATTGCTCGAAATGGTGCACACCCCCGAACTCGCCGCCACTCTTCAATCCGTTATATCGATCCATCGTCGGTTCCAGCCCAAAGCAGACTCATCTCAAAGCCCCCTGAAATAG
- a CDS encoding glutathione-independent formaldehyde dehydrogenase, with the protein MTPTGNRIVTFEKPLEMKVNTFKFPELITPQGKSAPHGAILKIVTTNICGSDLHIYRGSFAVPKGMTMGHEMTGEVIEVGSDVEVVKKGDIVSVPFNVGCGRCYNCKHMRSDVCENTNPEIDCGAYGFNLGGWTGGQGDYLFVPYADFNLLRFPDKDAAMEKIRDLTLLSDVLPTAFHGFAGPDWPAAPAYVVGENILIFGAGPVGRAGAACARLLGAGAIIVADYIQERLDLLKPHGVETINLSDGVPIEEHLERITGHREVDRVIDYVGVDCRGFGAEADKIVESAVTNAMLKYVRFGGMTSTVGVYCANPISKDPKAKKGHMDLEWSNAWIKSPRMSAGQSPTANYNHALMRAILNDRMPYLSPMMNTKFIKLEDAPAAYKEFDAGSAYKYVIDPHGSVRH; encoded by the coding sequence ATGACTCCGACCGGTAACCGAATCGTGACTTTCGAGAAGCCCTTGGAAATGAAGGTCAACACCTTCAAATTTCCAGAGCTGATAACCCCTCAAGGGAAAAGCGCACCCCATGGCGCTATCCTCAAAATAGTTACCACAAATATCTGTGGCAGCGACCTTCACATTTATCGCGGTTCGTTTGCTGTTCCCAAGGGAATGACCATGGGCCATGAAATGACCGGCGAAGTGATCGAAGTGGGATCAGACGTCGAAGTCGTGAAGAAGGGCGACATCGTTTCCGTTCCCTTCAATGTGGGGTGTGGGCGTTGCTACAACTGCAAGCATATGCGCTCCGATGTATGCGAGAACACCAACCCCGAAATCGACTGCGGAGCCTACGGGTTCAACCTCGGTGGCTGGACGGGGGGGCAAGGTGATTATCTCTTCGTACCGTATGCGGATTTCAATCTCCTTCGCTTCCCTGACAAGGATGCCGCCATGGAAAAAATCCGCGACCTGACCCTTCTCTCTGACGTATTACCCACAGCTTTCCATGGGTTCGCTGGCCCGGACTGGCCAGCCGCACCGGCCTACGTCGTCGGCGAAAACATCCTGATCTTCGGTGCCGGGCCGGTCGGCAGAGCGGGTGCCGCCTGCGCCAGACTTCTGGGTGCAGGCGCCATCATCGTTGCCGATTACATTCAAGAGCGGCTGGACCTTCTCAAGCCACACGGCGTGGAAACCATCAACCTTTCCGACGGCGTGCCGATCGAGGAGCATCTCGAACGCATTACCGGGCACAGGGAGGTGGATCGCGTCATCGACTATGTTGGTGTGGACTGCCGCGGGTTTGGCGCGGAGGCTGACAAGATCGTGGAGAGCGCTGTTACCAACGCAATGCTCAAATATGTCCGCTTCGGCGGAATGACCAGTACGGTCGGTGTGTACTGCGCAAACCCGATCTCGAAAGACCCGAAAGCCAAGAAAGGCCATATGGATCTGGAATGGTCCAACGCCTGGATCAAGTCGCCGCGAATGTCGGCTGGTCAATCTCCGACGGCCAACTACAACCACGCGTTAATGCGGGCGATACTGAACGATCGCATGCCTTACCTTTCGCCGATGATGAACACTAAATTCATCAAGCTCGAAGACGCGCCCGCCGCGTACAAAGAGTTCGACGCGGGTTCTGCATACAAGTACGTCATCGACCCGCATGGTTCAGTGCGGCATTAA
- a CDS encoding LysR family transcriptional regulator: MELRHLRCFVVLAEELHFTRAAERLHIEQPPLSRAIKELEDELGVVLFDRNRRGTVLTAAGAVFLQDVRRLFTVLEQARENAKAVASGLRGSLRIAVSDGAIDPRLSAFLARCRAEEPEIEIRLSEVPLAEQVRGLRSGDFMIGFAHTADVGDGIAAEPIWHDPLVIAVPARHSLLTYKEVPLQELQGHPLVLCDPQVCEGYCRELKRLLNTLEHKLNVVEEVSSLDMMLTLVGAGYGIGFMTATKIPISQRPDVVIRPLAMDSAVITTYLLRPDGGNLSASVERFIVRLRDSSDG; the protein is encoded by the coding sequence ATGGAGCTGCGCCATCTTCGCTGCTTCGTAGTTCTTGCTGAGGAGCTACATTTCACGCGGGCGGCTGAGCGCCTGCATATCGAACAACCACCGCTATCACGAGCCATCAAGGAACTTGAGGACGAGTTGGGCGTAGTGCTCTTCGACCGAAACCGACGAGGAACAGTTCTAACGGCGGCGGGCGCGGTCTTCTTGCAAGATGTTCGCCGTCTATTCACAGTGCTGGAACAGGCTCGTGAAAATGCCAAGGCTGTGGCATCGGGCTTGCGCGGTAGCCTGCGCATCGCTGTATCAGATGGGGCTATCGATCCACGGCTGTCGGCATTTCTGGCTCGTTGCCGCGCCGAGGAGCCGGAGATCGAAATACGCTTGTCAGAAGTGCCTCTGGCAGAGCAAGTGCGTGGCTTGCGTTCGGGCGACTTCATGATCGGGTTCGCGCACACGGCCGATGTCGGCGACGGTATCGCTGCCGAACCAATCTGGCATGACCCGCTGGTGATTGCGGTGCCAGCTCGTCACTCATTGCTCACCTACAAGGAGGTGCCACTTCAAGAACTTCAAGGCCATCCACTTGTCCTGTGCGACCCGCAGGTATGCGAGGGCTATTGCCGCGAACTCAAGCGGCTGCTCAACACGTTGGAGCACAAGCTGAATGTTGTCGAGGAAGTGTCCTCGCTAGACATGATGCTCACGTTGGTCGGCGCCGGCTACGGCATCGGCTTTATGACGGCGACCAAGATTCCCATCTCCCAACGGCCGGATGTGGTGATCCGCCCCTTGGCGATGGATTCCGCCGTGATCACCACCTACCTGCTTCGGCCCGACGGCGGCAATTTATCGGCTTCGGTGGAGCGTTTTATCGTTCGCCTTCGCGACTCTTCGGACGGTTGA
- a CDS encoding helix-turn-helix domain-containing protein, giving the protein MQKSTIQPGRPSGTSTYESESASAFGKAVRAARVAQGVAQDEFASRASISRSHMGKIERGEHVPTLPLILKISTALGISAADLMTATERNLRADTDP; this is encoded by the coding sequence ATGCAGAAATCAACAATTCAGCCAGGCCGTCCTTCTGGCACATCGACGTATGAATCCGAGTCGGCGTCAGCCTTCGGAAAGGCCGTGCGCGCTGCGCGCGTCGCTCAAGGAGTCGCGCAAGACGAGTTCGCATCTCGGGCAAGCATTTCGCGTTCTCACATGGGTAAGATCGAGCGTGGTGAGCACGTGCCCACGCTTCCGCTCATACTGAAAATTTCTACGGCACTTGGAATAAGCGCGGCTGACCTGATGACGGCGACCGAACGCAATCTGCGTGCCGACACTGATCCCTGA
- a CDS encoding substrate-binding domain-containing protein: protein MCQKDGLAELLISALAEASNNLPQLTTLKITTLNFTLSCNAGLPFWTDRLLGALMHDATSQFSHFRLAIAPGVPSSCLTTLLALQRAEEPEVTITFFETSADDLLTGLEEGRYGAGMSLRNAGTPAVKSQPLWVENVAVAVPLGSPLVAQAKITLAELLDYPVFRWPAETCLLLDQRLSFLPLSQQSIQHVTSFEMMALWVTAGYGVGLSAQSRIERAHAWGITMRPLSDGPYEIVTYLQRPHGRANVVSERFEHRAMLVARDRAACSNTP from the coding sequence ATGTGCCAGAAGGACGGCCTGGCTGAATTGTTGATTTCTGCATTAGCAGAAGCGTCAAACAATCTGCCACAATTAACCACGTTAAAGATAACGACGTTAAACTTCACTCTTTCCTGCAACGCTGGTTTGCCTTTCTGGACAGATCGCTTATTGGGGGCCCTCATGCATGACGCCACCAGCCAGTTTTCCCATTTCAGGCTTGCTATCGCGCCCGGAGTGCCATCCTCTTGCCTCACAACGCTTCTTGCCCTACAGCGCGCGGAGGAACCAGAAGTCACCATCACGTTCTTTGAGACCTCAGCCGATGATCTGTTGACGGGCCTTGAGGAAGGCCGCTACGGCGCTGGAATGTCGCTTCGGAACGCTGGTACTCCGGCCGTGAAAAGCCAACCGCTCTGGGTGGAGAACGTGGCTGTTGCAGTGCCGCTGGGGTCCCCCTTAGTTGCCCAGGCGAAGATCACGCTTGCCGAGCTTCTGGACTATCCGGTGTTTCGCTGGCCGGCGGAGACTTGCCTACTGCTGGATCAGCGACTGTCCTTTCTTCCGTTGAGCCAGCAGAGCATTCAGCATGTGACTTCGTTCGAGATGATGGCGCTTTGGGTGACCGCTGGCTACGGAGTGGGGCTCTCCGCGCAATCGCGCATTGAGCGTGCCCATGCGTGGGGGATCACTATGCGACCGCTTTCAGACGGCCCCTACGAGATCGTGACATACCTGCAGCGGCCCCACGGACGAGCCAATGTTGTTTCTGAGCGGTTCGAGCACAGGGCAATGTTGGTTGCCAGGGACAGGGCGGCTTGCTCGAATACCCCATAG
- a CDS encoding Dyp-type peroxidase has translation MVGSGWDRVPIDSQSIDAPLSRAAVFLTLTVAEGHEALQAVAGVLDGLDDLIKTVGFRDLNGRLSCITALGSALWDRFQTGKRPKELRPFVPIEGAKHTAPATPGDLFFHIRAEREDLCFEFERLLLDQLGSSVTVADEVVGFRYFDSRDLLGFVDGTANPTGHDIGASTLVGSEDQAFAGGSYLVVQKYLHQMQPWARLAKDEQERIIGREIVSNVELPDATSGQKSHKTLATIVDDDGTEHDILRDNMPFGRPGQGEYGTYFIGYSRHLWVTQKMLERMFLGDPPGMHDRLLDFSTAHTGAVFFAPAPRTLSELVEAVQA, from the coding sequence ATGGTTGGAAGTGGTTGGGATCGAGTACCAATTGACTCGCAAAGCATCGATGCGCCGCTGTCGCGCGCGGCGGTGTTTCTCACGTTGACAGTCGCCGAGGGCCACGAGGCCCTTCAGGCGGTCGCCGGCGTCTTGGACGGGCTGGACGACCTGATCAAAACGGTGGGCTTCCGCGATCTCAACGGCCGGCTGTCGTGCATCACTGCACTGGGATCGGCGCTATGGGACCGTTTCCAGACCGGGAAGCGCCCGAAGGAACTACGGCCCTTCGTGCCCATCGAGGGTGCCAAGCACACCGCGCCTGCCACGCCCGGCGACCTGTTCTTTCACATCCGTGCCGAACGCGAGGACCTCTGTTTTGAATTCGAGCGCCTGCTGCTGGACCAACTGGGCAGCAGCGTGACGGTGGCCGACGAGGTGGTCGGTTTTCGCTACTTCGACTCCCGCGACCTGCTTGGCTTTGTCGATGGCACGGCCAACCCGACCGGGCACGACATCGGCGCCTCGACGCTGGTCGGCAGTGAAGATCAGGCGTTCGCCGGCGGCAGCTACTTGGTGGTGCAGAAGTATCTGCACCAAATGCAGCCGTGGGCTCGGCTCGCCAAGGACGAGCAAGAGCGGATCATCGGCCGGGAGATCGTCAGCAATGTCGAATTGCCCGACGCGACGAGCGGCCAGAAATCGCACAAGACCCTCGCCACGATCGTGGACGACGACGGCACCGAGCACGACATCCTGCGCGACAACATGCCCTTCGGCCGCCCCGGCCAGGGCGAATATGGCACCTACTTCATCGGCTACTCCAGGCATCTGTGGGTGACGCAGAAGATGCTGGAGCGCATGTTCCTCGGCGATCCGCCAGGCATGCACGACCGCCTGCTCGATTTCTCGACGGCGCACACCGGCGCCGTGTTCTTCGCTCCCGCACCGCGCACGCTGAGCGAACTCGTGGAGGCGGTGCAAGCGTAA
- a CDS encoding tyrosine-type recombinase/integrase yields the protein MALSDLTVRQAKTTGKRYTLSDNDCLGLMVSAAGGKSWQFRYYWLGKQKRLCLGGYPALSLREARIERDKAQALLARGIDPQVERDQKRHAAKLAGEYTFKTVFDAWVEHRRKELKEGRQSTLSQILRIFNKDVLPTLGRMSIYDIRRPQLLGVLAAIEKRKAFTTAEKVRTWFNQLFRYALVIAEGLEVNPAADLDVVAEPKPPVAHNPYLHLPEMPEFLQKLRLYNPRGWQTQLGVRLLFLTGVRTGELRLAEPEQFDLDRGLWIIPPQIVKQLQDEMRKAGKRPQDVPPYIVPLSLQAIEIVRYLLGVMRPAQKYLLSHRSELKKRISENTLNKAVQLMGYEGRLTGHGIRGTISTALNEIGYPKIWVDAQLSHSDPNKVSSSYNHAKYVEPRRRMMQDWADRLDLLEQGEVEAASAHLTIRIDGVPAMAEVEEAVDATLAMAEPTPPGVPPVVATPIVVTPSNGGITFQRLSQVPPPPTHAPEPEVSAIQREREEMLTIYESPSSLPVPLFGKLAGKSKDQINRELKAGKLLSISLGNRGQRVPDWQLVPLKHKLAQVLMNQCPHADSWDLYRMLTQPHPDLGDRAAIDAVTPTNVPAIIQVIMGDYQHYADMPEAIAPYPIPEDVRQSVRRLVDSAVVLDGA from the coding sequence ATGGCGCTCTCTGATCTGACCGTCCGGCAGGCGAAGACCACCGGAAAACGCTACACCCTCTCCGACAACGACTGCCTGGGCCTGATGGTCTCAGCCGCAGGCGGCAAGTCATGGCAATTCCGCTACTACTGGCTGGGCAAGCAAAAGCGCCTGTGCCTGGGCGGCTATCCTGCTCTCAGCCTGCGCGAGGCCCGGATCGAGCGAGACAAGGCCCAGGCCCTGCTCGCCAGGGGGATCGATCCTCAGGTCGAGCGCGACCAGAAACGGCACGCGGCCAAGCTGGCGGGCGAATACACCTTCAAGACCGTCTTCGATGCCTGGGTCGAGCATCGCCGCAAGGAACTCAAGGAAGGCCGTCAAAGCACGCTGTCGCAGATCCTGCGCATCTTCAACAAGGACGTGTTGCCCACCCTGGGAAGAATGTCGATCTACGACATTCGCCGCCCCCAACTCCTGGGCGTCTTGGCGGCGATCGAGAAACGCAAGGCGTTCACCACCGCCGAGAAGGTCCGCACCTGGTTCAACCAGTTGTTCCGCTATGCCCTGGTCATTGCCGAGGGGTTGGAAGTCAACCCGGCCGCCGACCTGGACGTGGTGGCAGAGCCCAAGCCCCCCGTAGCCCACAATCCCTACCTGCACCTGCCCGAGATGCCCGAGTTCCTCCAGAAGCTCCGGCTCTACAACCCCCGTGGCTGGCAGACCCAGCTTGGCGTCCGGCTGCTGTTCCTGACCGGGGTGCGCACCGGCGAACTGCGATTGGCCGAACCCGAACAGTTCGACCTCGACAGGGGCTTGTGGATCATCCCACCGCAGATCGTCAAGCAGCTCCAGGATGAAATGCGCAAGGCAGGGAAGCGGCCGCAGGATGTGCCCCCCTATATCGTGCCGCTATCCCTGCAGGCCATCGAGATCGTGCGCTATCTCCTGGGGGTGATGCGGCCGGCGCAGAAGTACTTGCTGTCACACCGCAGCGAACTCAAGAAGCGCATCAGCGAGAACACCCTCAACAAGGCCGTGCAGCTCATGGGCTATGAGGGGCGCCTGACCGGCCACGGCATCCGCGGCACTATCTCGACGGCGCTCAACGAGATTGGCTACCCGAAGATTTGGGTGGACGCGCAGCTTTCCCATTCCGACCCCAACAAGGTGAGTTCGTCCTACAACCACGCCAAGTACGTTGAGCCGCGCCGTCGGATGATGCAGGACTGGGCCGATCGGCTCGACCTGCTCGAACAGGGCGAAGTGGAAGCCGCGAGCGCGCATCTGACCATCCGTATCGACGGGGTGCCGGCGATGGCAGAAGTGGAGGAAGCGGTGGATGCGACCCTCGCGATGGCCGAGCCCACTCCTCCCGGCGTCCCGCCCGTCGTGGCCACGCCTATTGTCGTAACCCCGAGCAACGGCGGCATCACGTTCCAGCGGCTGTCTCAGGTACCGCCGCCTCCGACGCATGCCCCAGAGCCGGAAGTGTCCGCGATCCAGCGCGAGCGCGAGGAAATGCTGACCATCTACGAGTCTCCAAGCAGCTTGCCGGTCCCGCTGTTCGGCAAGCTGGCCGGAAAGTCCAAGGACCAGATCAACCGCGAACTGAAAGCGGGCAAGTTGCTGTCCATCAGTTTGGGCAATCGGGGGCAGCGTGTTCCCGATTGGCAACTGGTGCCGCTCAAGCACAAGCTGGCCCAGGTGCTCATGAACCAGTGCCCGCACGCGGATTCGTGGGATCTGTACCGCATGCTGACCCAGCCGCACCCTGACCTGGGGGACCGCGCGGCCATTGATGCGGTCACGCCGACCAACGTGCCGGCGATCATCCAGGTCATCATGGGCGACTACCAGCACTATGCGGATATGCCCGAGGCCATTGCCCCGTACCCCATCCCCGAGGATGTGCGGCAAAGCGTTCGTCGGCTGGTGGATAGCGCAGTAGTTCTAGACGGAGCATAG